A part of Pseudomonas lutea genomic DNA contains:
- a CDS encoding phage antirepressor N-terminal domain-containing protein — MNTQLMPVPFYGDTVVLIRKDGEPYVAMKPVVANMGLDWKSQHAKLGEKFGSVMAEITTTGVDGKQYGMTCLPLRKLAAWLYSISPNKVAPELRDKIVQYQEECDEVLWNYWSKGVATRPGAVTIAQQISMSKHRLALMKELMRSRNKVMREALGIEITRLSTSMGLAVPDLEGLGHVEPPQADVVAEFWAALLQLDAKGVAYNHSKRLNLMAVNMPHLAELFAQHGIPLVLGSGVTTALKNSVNPRFIDLKAVDSVIRKVTVKCWLFAQPDLIKAE, encoded by the coding sequence ATGAATACCCAATTGATGCCCGTTCCATTCTACGGCGATACCGTGGTGCTGATACGCAAAGACGGCGAACCTTACGTAGCTATGAAGCCAGTCGTAGCCAATATGGGGCTGGACTGGAAAAGTCAGCACGCCAAGCTGGGCGAGAAATTCGGTTCAGTTATGGCGGAAATCACCACAACTGGCGTTGACGGTAAACAGTACGGAATGACCTGCCTGCCACTGCGCAAGCTCGCGGCCTGGCTCTACTCCATCAGCCCCAACAAAGTGGCGCCTGAGCTCCGCGACAAGATCGTCCAATACCAGGAAGAGTGCGATGAGGTGCTTTGGAACTACTGGAGCAAGGGCGTCGCCACTCGTCCTGGTGCGGTTACGATTGCTCAGCAGATCAGCATGTCCAAGCATCGCCTGGCTTTGATGAAAGAGCTAATGCGCAGCCGCAACAAAGTCATGCGGGAAGCGCTCGGCATCGAGATCACCCGTTTGTCGACCTCGATGGGGTTGGCGGTCCCCGATCTGGAGGGCCTCGGCCACGTCGAGCCTCCCCAGGCTGATGTCGTTGCCGAATTCTGGGCGGCGCTCCTGCAGCTCGACGCGAAGGGCGTGGCTTACAACCACTCGAAAAGACTCAATCTGATGGCCGTTAACATGCCGCACCTGGCCGAGCTATTCGCCCAACATGGCATACCGCTGGTGCTTGGCTCTGGCGTTACGACCGCGTTGAAAAACAGCGTAAACCCGCGATTCATCGACCTGAAGGCGGTGGACAGCGTAATCAGGAAGGTCACAGTGAAGTGCTGGCTGTTCGCTCAGCCGGACCTGATCAAAGCGGAGTAA
- a CDS encoding phage portal protein: MSNRRSRNTQPSAVTQPPIEGDLLPAAGGKMEVFTFGDPTPVLDERGILDYLECWLNGRWYEPPMSLDGLAKSSRASVFLQSGLNFKRNMLARTFIPHKLLTRQTFEQFALDFLWCGNGYLEKRDSMMRSTLGLQPALGMYMRRGVALDTYYQVRGWSDEHEFKKGTVFHQREADINQEIYGLPEWLPALQSALLNESATLFRRKYYDNGSHAGFIMYMTDAAQNETDVAALRSALKAAKGPGNFRNLFMYAPGGKKDGIQLIPVSEVAAKDEFASIKNISRDDMLAALRIPPQLMGIVPQNAGGFGSIKEAAQIWAMNELEPVQARLQQINDWLGEEVVRFRPFEPVADNSLLNP; the protein is encoded by the coding sequence ATGAGCAACCGACGCAGCAGAAACACGCAACCCAGCGCCGTGACCCAGCCCCCGATCGAGGGGGATCTGCTACCTGCGGCCGGCGGCAAGATGGAGGTGTTCACTTTCGGCGATCCCACGCCCGTGCTTGATGAGCGGGGAATACTTGATTACCTGGAGTGCTGGCTCAACGGGCGATGGTACGAGCCGCCCATGTCCCTTGATGGTCTTGCGAAGTCGTCCAGGGCCAGCGTCTTCCTGCAGTCGGGGCTGAACTTCAAAAGGAACATGCTGGCTCGCACTTTCATCCCTCACAAGCTCCTCACACGGCAGACGTTCGAACAGTTCGCCCTAGACTTCCTCTGGTGCGGCAACGGCTATCTCGAAAAGCGCGACAGCATGATGCGGAGCACGCTCGGCTTGCAGCCTGCCTTGGGCATGTACATGCGGCGCGGCGTTGCCCTGGACACCTATTACCAGGTTCGTGGGTGGAGCGATGAACACGAGTTCAAGAAGGGGACCGTTTTTCATCAGCGCGAGGCTGATATCAATCAGGAAATCTACGGCCTTCCAGAGTGGCTCCCGGCGCTGCAAAGCGCGCTGCTGAACGAGTCCGCCACTCTGTTTCGACGCAAGTACTACGACAACGGCAGTCACGCCGGCTTCATCATGTACATGACCGACGCGGCCCAGAACGAGACAGACGTTGCGGCCCTGCGCAGCGCGCTGAAGGCTGCAAAAGGGCCGGGCAACTTCCGCAATCTGTTCATGTATGCGCCTGGCGGCAAGAAGGACGGCATTCAGCTGATTCCCGTCAGCGAAGTCGCGGCAAAGGACGAGTTCGCCTCGATCAAGAACATCAGCCGCGACGACATGCTGGCCGCGCTGCGCATACCGCCGCAACTCATGGGCATCGTCCCGCAGAACGCTGGAGGCTTCGGCTCAATCAAGGAAGCCGCCCAGATCTGGGCCATGAACGAGCTCGAACCCGTTCAGGCCCGCCTGCAACAGATCAACGATTGGTTGGGCGAAGAGGTGGTGCGCTTCCGGCCTTTCGAACCAGTCGCTGATAACTCTCTTCTCAATCCGTAA
- a CDS encoding DUF7706 family protein, whose protein sequence is MSSNSTQTGDAIMTIATEAGVAEEIALTEAEALALAQFVSRQGWAEFSASAPDDTGAFLVKQSVDKLQDLMARAGFSPR, encoded by the coding sequence ATGAGCAGCAACTCCACACAGACCGGCGACGCCATTATGACCATCGCAACCGAGGCCGGTGTCGCCGAGGAGATCGCGCTTACTGAGGCTGAAGCTCTTGCGCTGGCCCAATTCGTCAGCCGTCAGGGCTGGGCAGAGTTTTCGGCAAGCGCTCCCGATGATACCGGGGCCTTTTTGGTGAAACAGTCCGTCGACAAACTCCAAGACCTGATGGCCCGCGCAGGCTTTTCGCCGCGCTGA
- a CDS encoding LexA family protein, whose translation MIDDHVKISLDEQLNIRAAGTYLVKVDGDSMQGVGIYSGDILIVDKAIDPRAGHVVIAVVNREPMVKLLSFEVSGTPILRSANPRYPSRYIMENDEFEVWGVVTHSLRDHARN comes from the coding sequence ATGATTGACGATCACGTCAAAATCTCTCTGGATGAGCAGCTCAATATCCGAGCCGCCGGCACCTATCTCGTCAAGGTGGATGGCGACAGCATGCAAGGCGTGGGGATCTACAGCGGGGACATTCTGATTGTGGACAAGGCGATCGACCCGCGAGCGGGCCATGTGGTGATCGCCGTGGTGAATCGGGAGCCGATGGTTAAATTGCTTTCCTTTGAAGTCAGCGGAACGCCGATTCTCAGGTCAGCCAATCCCCGTTACCCAAGCCGCTACATCATGGAAAACGACGAGTTCGAGGTTTGGGGGGTCGTGACTCACAGTCTCAGGGACCATGCCCGAAACTGA
- a CDS encoding methyltransferase, giving the protein MPLTPAQLQSRFAALDAFLLEHQALWRPRPFTLRHLPWESQHPELSAWLRQRSLEEAEAAHNHPELLDAPQPFAQLALQSKALSEVEALRPVTLKAVSSRMSVDVPGRKWQQIEAFASSLSFQQQPTHWLDWCSGKGHLGRRLAHGGQALTLLEYDEHLVQAGQHLSDKLGIRAKHQHQDVMADDAAAQLQTHHTPVALHACGDLHVRLMHLASDARCQQLAIAPCCYNRIAGDRYLPISEQAKASALSLSLDDLGLPLSETVTAGARVRRQRDTSMARRLGFDLLQRQLRGTDDYLPTPSLPSAWLDKPFASYCRDLAALKGLPSPGQQDWAALEADGWTRLAQVRNLELLRNLFRRPLELWLILDRALYLGERGYDVRVGTFCDSHITPRNLLIIAELGLGDF; this is encoded by the coding sequence ATGCCACTCACACCCGCGCAACTCCAGTCCCGATTCGCCGCGCTTGATGCATTCCTTCTGGAGCATCAAGCCCTGTGGCGCCCGCGCCCCTTTACCCTCCGTCACCTGCCGTGGGAGTCGCAGCACCCGGAGTTGTCCGCCTGGCTGCGGCAACGCTCGCTGGAAGAGGCAGAAGCTGCGCACAACCACCCCGAACTTCTCGATGCGCCTCAGCCCTTTGCTCAGCTGGCTTTACAGTCGAAGGCGTTGAGCGAAGTCGAGGCCCTGCGGCCCGTTACTCTGAAGGCGGTCTCATCCCGCATGAGCGTGGACGTGCCCGGCCGCAAGTGGCAACAGATCGAAGCCTTCGCCAGCAGCTTGAGCTTTCAACAACAGCCGACACACTGGCTGGACTGGTGCTCGGGCAAAGGCCACCTTGGTCGCCGTCTCGCCCACGGCGGCCAAGCGCTCACCCTGCTTGAATACGATGAACACCTGGTACAAGCGGGGCAGCACCTCAGCGACAAGCTGGGCATTCGCGCGAAGCATCAACATCAGGACGTCATGGCCGACGATGCAGCCGCGCAGCTTCAAACGCACCACACACCCGTCGCCCTGCACGCATGCGGCGACCTGCATGTGCGCCTCATGCACCTCGCCAGCGATGCCCGCTGCCAACAACTCGCCATCGCGCCGTGCTGCTACAACCGCATTGCCGGCGATCGCTATCTGCCGATCTCCGAACAGGCCAAGGCCTCCGCGCTCTCGCTGTCCCTCGACGACCTCGGCCTGCCCCTCAGCGAAACCGTCACAGCGGGCGCTCGCGTGCGCCGCCAGCGAGACACCTCCATGGCCCGCCGCTTGGGCTTCGACCTGCTACAACGTCAACTGCGCGGCACCGATGACTACCTGCCAACGCCCTCCCTGCCTAGCGCCTGGCTCGACAAACCGTTCGCCTCGTACTGCCGCGACCTCGCTGCTCTAAAAGGACTGCCCTCGCCCGGCCAGCAAGATTGGGCGGCGCTTGAAGCAGACGGTTGGACGCGTCTGGCCCAAGTGCGCAATCTGGAACTGCTGCGCAACCTCTTCCGACGGCCGCTGGAGCTGTGGCTCATCCTCGACCGAGCGCTTTACCTCGGGGAGCGGGGATACGACGTCCGAGTGGGTACGTTTTGCGACAGCCACATCACCCCGCGCAATTTGCTGATTATTGCCGAGCTAGGGTTAGGCGATTTTTAA
- a CDS encoding DNA adenine methylase → MSAPIFPWMGGKRRMAKHILPEFPDHDCYVEPFCGGAALFFMKEPSRVEVINDFDGDVVNLYRVVANHLEEFVRQFKWALVSRTMFEWAKEQAPRTLTDIQRAARFFYLQNLCFGARAKSRAFGTGTTSGPRLNLLRIEEKLSDAHLRLARTTVEHLDWKECIRRYDRDHTLFYLDPPYWGTAGYEVGDFGFEQFEAMADLARTIRGKMVISVGDHPRIREVFAGLRLKEVPFRHTVGGNGGIEVNELVYFNW, encoded by the coding sequence ATGTCTGCTCCGATTTTCCCGTGGATGGGCGGCAAGCGTCGCATGGCAAAACACATCCTCCCCGAGTTCCCTGATCACGACTGCTACGTCGAGCCCTTTTGCGGCGGCGCGGCTCTGTTCTTCATGAAAGAGCCTAGCCGGGTAGAGGTGATCAACGACTTTGACGGCGATGTGGTGAATCTGTATCGCGTCGTTGCGAATCACTTGGAAGAGTTCGTGCGCCAGTTCAAATGGGCCCTGGTCAGCCGCACCATGTTCGAGTGGGCCAAAGAGCAGGCCCCGCGGACTCTCACCGATATCCAGCGAGCGGCGCGGTTCTTCTATCTGCAGAACCTGTGTTTCGGTGCCAGGGCGAAAAGCCGAGCGTTCGGGACGGGTACGACTTCAGGCCCGAGGCTGAACCTGCTGCGCATCGAAGAAAAATTGAGCGATGCCCATCTGCGCCTGGCACGGACGACCGTCGAGCACCTCGACTGGAAAGAGTGCATCAGGCGCTATGACCGCGATCACACGCTGTTCTACTTGGACCCACCTTATTGGGGCACCGCCGGCTACGAGGTAGGAGACTTCGGCTTTGAGCAGTTCGAAGCCATGGCCGATCTGGCCCGAACGATTCGCGGCAAAATGGTGATCTCGGTGGGGGATCATCCCCGCATCCGCGAGGTGTTCGCCGGGCTCAGGCTGAAAGAAGTGCCGTTCCGGCACACCGTCGGCGGCAATGGCGGGATTGAGGTCAACGAGCTGGTCTATTTCAACTGGTAG